The following coding sequences are from one Candidatus Nitronereus thalassa window:
- a CDS encoding DUF5069 domain-containing protein: MAHIIQNLKPPRYDTQSKDRHMETHMKNTGNWVENLQHLYDEAVTRYQNGLRGRDHVIPQTSLEFLESIGASPQEIYDFVEDWVEDCEPSFSTIADITAIRRDFFLHVQKGYASTHVTDTSTLPSGHEELGGHRWLPRIIAKARAKLRGEMSPDIMYGCGADRPFLHKIGIEPAEFLRIVWKADGDEQAVLDTIKKHV; the protein is encoded by the coding sequence ATGGCGCATATTATTCAGAACCTCAAACCGCCTCGATATGATACACAGTCCAAGGATCGCCATATGGAAACGCACATGAAAAACACCGGCAATTGGGTTGAGAACTTGCAACACCTATACGACGAAGCTGTCACGCGTTACCAGAATGGCCTTCGCGGACGAGATCATGTCATTCCTCAAACAAGTCTTGAGTTTCTGGAGTCGATCGGGGCATCCCCACAGGAAATTTACGATTTTGTTGAAGACTGGGTAGAAGACTGCGAGCCCTCGTTTTCAACGATCGCAGACATCACCGCAATAAGGCGTGATTTCTTCTTGCACGTTCAAAAAGGATACGCATCAACCCATGTGACTGACACTTCTACCCTACCCTCCGGTCATGAGGAATTGGGAGGCCACCGCTGGCTCCCACGCATTATTGCCAAAGCACGAGCAAAACTCCGGGGAGAAATGTCACCCGACATTATGTATGGCTGCGGAGCAGATCGACCATTCTTGCACAAGATCGGAATTGAACCTGCGGAGTTTCTGCGAATCGTTTGGAAAGCCGATGGCGACGAACAAGCGGTGCTTGACACCATAAAAAAACATGTGTGA
- a CDS encoding endonuclease Q family protein: MKPFIADLHIHSRFSRAVSKDMVPENLYRWAQLKGISVLGTGDFTHPGWCLELQEKIEPAEPGLYRLKPELAKKVDAEIPESCRGEVRFLLTSEISSIYKRYGRTRKVHNMIYASSFTEVSNLNDKLAQIGNIRSDGRPILGLDSEELLRIMLELSPQSLFVPAHAWTPHFSVFGANSGFDSLEECFGELTPHIKVIETGLSSDPPMNWRLSQLEGITLISNSDAHSPSKLGRECNVLNCDLSFEGIKQAFTNGFSPQFLGTIEFFPAEGKYYYDGHRNCQIRLTPEETRAHQGMCPECGKMVTVGVLHRTEALSDQPIGYRPEKGLPYWSLVPLVELLAEVRGAGVNTKGVQEAYHHMLARLGPELFILREIPLADIEENGGRLLALSVQLLREGHARIDPGYDGEFGRVRMLSPEDRD; this comes from the coding sequence ATGAAGCCATTTATTGCAGATTTGCATATCCATTCGCGGTTTTCACGGGCGGTGAGTAAAGACATGGTCCCCGAGAACTTATATCGGTGGGCACAACTTAAAGGAATTAGTGTTCTAGGGACTGGAGATTTTACCCACCCTGGCTGGTGTCTTGAGCTTCAGGAGAAAATCGAACCAGCAGAACCAGGTTTGTATCGTCTCAAACCTGAACTTGCCAAAAAAGTCGATGCCGAAATTCCTGAATCGTGTCGAGGGGAAGTTCGGTTCCTTCTTACCTCGGAAATTAGCAGTATCTATAAGCGGTATGGGCGCACGCGCAAAGTGCATAATATGATTTATGCGTCAAGCTTTACGGAGGTTTCGAACCTCAATGACAAGTTAGCACAGATTGGAAATATTCGTTCCGATGGACGGCCGATATTAGGGTTAGACAGCGAAGAATTGTTGCGCATTATGTTAGAACTGTCCCCCCAGTCTTTGTTTGTGCCGGCGCATGCTTGGACCCCGCACTTTTCGGTGTTCGGAGCTAACTCGGGATTTGATTCCTTGGAAGAATGCTTTGGAGAACTCACGCCACATATTAAGGTTATCGAAACTGGGCTGTCCTCGGATCCTCCGATGAATTGGCGACTTAGCCAGTTAGAAGGCATAACGCTTATTTCCAATTCCGATGCGCATTCTCCGAGTAAACTAGGCCGGGAATGCAACGTGCTGAATTGCGATCTGTCGTTCGAGGGTATCAAGCAGGCCTTTACGAATGGTTTTTCTCCACAATTTCTGGGGACAATTGAATTTTTTCCGGCGGAAGGGAAGTACTATTATGATGGGCACCGAAACTGCCAAATCCGTCTCACGCCCGAGGAAACACGTGCGCATCAAGGGATGTGTCCTGAATGCGGAAAAATGGTTACCGTTGGCGTGTTGCACCGCACCGAAGCCTTGTCTGACCAGCCTATCGGCTATCGTCCAGAAAAGGGCTTGCCCTATTGGAGTCTTGTCCCGTTGGTTGAACTCCTCGCGGAAGTAAGAGGCGCGGGAGTAAATACCAAGGGAGTGCAAGAAGCATATCACCATATGCTCGCAAGATTGGGTCCAGAACTTTTCATCCTCAGGGAAATTCCTTTAGCGGATATCGAAGAAAATGGTGGGCGGTTGTTGGCCCTCTCTGTCCAACTTTTGCGTGAGGGGCATGCCAGGATCGATCCTGGTTATGACGGGGAGTTTGGCCGGGTGCGGATGTTGAGTCCTGAAGATCGAGATTAG
- the trxA gene encoding thioredoxin has translation MEVTLINKKHKFKVNMENHSMTLTEQNFHEIVKHSDKPVLVDFWAPWCGPCRAMNPIIAELALELVDYITIGKVNVDHQPQLAAEYHIQSIPTFLIFQNGKVEATVVGSIPKQVLAEKNSDTITNESIIIRRNPHGAYYSEPQTASI, from the coding sequence GTGGAAGTTACTCTTATTAATAAAAAACACAAATTCAAGGTAAATATGGAAAACCATAGCATGACGTTAACGGAACAAAACTTTCATGAGATCGTAAAACATAGCGACAAACCAGTCCTTGTTGACTTTTGGGCGCCCTGGTGCGGACCCTGCCGAGCGATGAATCCCATCATTGCAGAACTAGCTTTGGAACTGGTGGATTACATTACCATTGGAAAAGTGAATGTGGATCATCAACCGCAACTGGCTGCAGAATATCACATCCAATCCATACCGACGTTTCTTATATTCCAAAACGGGAAGGTCGAAGCAACGGTCGTGGGTTCAATACCGAAGCAAGTACTGGCTGAAAAAAATTCTGACACAATCACAAATGAGTCGATCATAATCAGGAGGAACCCTCATGGCGCATATTATTCAGAACCTCAAACCGCCTCGATATGA
- a CDS encoding TraB/GumN family protein, which produces MESSESPESIQAQESGPSGLRSSADVHVLKVGEKTIILVGTVHVSRESADLVRGVIEEEKPNGVCVELDARRLEALSQQHKWESLDLKEVIRNKQLSTLLVNLLLASYQKRLGDQLGVLPGTEMLEAITISKKHDIPIFLCDRDVRVTMRRAWRSTPFLKKSMLVSSLMLSVFDTEPVTEESLSDLKKQDVLSEMMRELGTEVPTLKEVLIDERDQYLAEKILQADGEKVVAVVGAGHVEGMKSVLQQSGRSDLSALDVIPPVSPVWKWVGWSIPAIIVGSIAMIGYQKGLAAAGENAMFWILANGIPSGLGAIIAFAHPLTILVAFAGAPITSLTPVIGVGYVTAFVQAYMQPPVVREFQTVAEDIAIPRRWWQSRLLRIFLAFLLPTLGSVIGTWVGGTRIVSNLF; this is translated from the coding sequence ATGGAATCTTCTGAATCACCTGAGTCGATACAAGCGCAGGAATCTGGGCCTTCCGGCCTTCGATCTTCTGCTGATGTGCATGTGCTGAAGGTAGGGGAGAAAACGATTATCCTTGTCGGGACGGTCCATGTCTCTCGTGAATCGGCAGATTTAGTTCGGGGAGTCATCGAAGAGGAAAAGCCCAATGGTGTGTGTGTCGAGCTTGATGCTCGTCGATTGGAGGCCCTCTCGCAGCAGCATAAATGGGAGTCGCTTGACCTCAAAGAGGTCATTCGCAATAAACAACTGAGTACTCTGTTGGTCAATTTGCTCTTGGCATCCTATCAAAAACGGCTGGGTGATCAGCTGGGTGTTTTGCCGGGAACCGAAATGCTGGAAGCGATTACCATATCTAAAAAACATGACATTCCTATTTTCTTGTGTGATCGCGATGTCCGGGTGACCATGCGGCGCGCCTGGCGCTCCACACCATTCCTTAAAAAAAGCATGTTGGTTTCGTCTCTCATGTTAAGTGTATTTGATACTGAACCAGTGACGGAAGAGTCCTTGTCGGATTTAAAAAAACAGGACGTGTTATCGGAAATGATGCGGGAACTTGGCACCGAAGTGCCCACGCTTAAAGAAGTGCTCATAGATGAACGAGATCAATATCTTGCGGAAAAAATTTTACAAGCCGATGGCGAGAAAGTGGTGGCTGTGGTGGGTGCTGGTCATGTCGAGGGCATGAAATCGGTGTTGCAACAATCTGGGCGTTCAGACCTTTCCGCGCTCGATGTCATTCCTCCCGTTTCACCAGTATGGAAATGGGTGGGGTGGAGTATTCCCGCAATCATCGTCGGATCAATTGCCATGATTGGGTATCAAAAGGGGTTGGCGGCGGCTGGCGAAAATGCCATGTTTTGGATTCTCGCAAATGGCATTCCCAGTGGCCTTGGCGCGATCATTGCCTTTGCTCACCCTTTGACAATTTTAGTGGCATTTGCGGGCGCTCCGATTACGAGTCTGACGCCTGTGATTGGCGTGGGGTACGTGACCGCCTTTGTGCAAGCCTATATGCAGCCACCGGTCGTCCGGGAATTTCAAACCGTTGCGGAAGATATTGCGATTCCTCGACGATGGTGGCAAAGTCGGCTCCTCAGGATTTTTCTCGCCTTTTTGTTGCCGACCCTTGGAAGCGTCATTGGCACGTGGGTGGGCGGAACTCGAATCGTCTCGAACCTGTTCTAA
- a CDS encoding DsrE family protein, whose amino-acid sequence MSKTLKTCFTSSLIFAAALTLSIGLPMGHDVAWAKEKVKVLYHVDGKDIATATYALALINKHIEAEGGPDNIDVKLIVHGPALELFKEESVDPELKAKLKAAMDKGADAEMCQVSMKLFGTPLEKLVAGFQPTEHPVAVKRIADLQQQGYIYIKP is encoded by the coding sequence ATGTCCAAAACCTTAAAAACGTGTTTCACCTCTTCACTCATTTTCGCCGCCGCCTTAACATTGTCTATTGGACTCCCAATGGGACACGATGTCGCTTGGGCCAAAGAAAAGGTCAAGGTGTTATACCACGTAGACGGCAAAGACATTGCCACCGCGACCTATGCCTTGGCTCTCATTAATAAACACATCGAAGCCGAGGGGGGGCCGGACAACATTGATGTCAAACTGATCGTTCATGGACCAGCTCTTGAACTCTTCAAAGAAGAAAGTGTTGACCCTGAACTCAAAGCGAAATTGAAAGCCGCTATGGATAAAGGTGCGGATGCGGAAATGTGCCAAGTATCCATGAAATTGTTTGGGACGCCCCTTGAAAAACTCGTGGCGGGATTTCAGCCGACCGAACATCCTGTTGCGGTAAAACGCATTGCCGATCTTCAACAACAAGGCTATATCTATATCAAACCGTAA
- a CDS encoding response regulator: MAPILVIDDDPQINALLQDVLEFEGFQVITAQRAIEGLQHLETTKVDLVITDVLMPDKEGLETIREMRQRFPHTKILAISGGLTKSGVDVLELAKRLGAHSVLSKPFDVQDLVKSVRQLLGS, translated from the coding sequence ATGGCACCAATTTTAGTGATTGACGACGATCCACAGATTAATGCATTGCTACAAGATGTTTTAGAGTTTGAAGGATTTCAGGTTATCACAGCGCAAAGAGCCATTGAGGGGCTCCAACATTTAGAGACTACAAAGGTGGATTTGGTCATCACTGATGTGCTTATGCCTGACAAAGAGGGTTTAGAGACAATTCGAGAGATGCGCCAACGTTTTCCTCATACCAAAATATTGGCTATTTCAGGTGGGCTCACGAAAAGTGGCGTCGATGTTTTGGAACTTGCGAAGCGTTTGGGAGCCCATAGTGTGTTGTCAAAACCCTTTGATGTGCAAGACCTTGTTAAAAGCGTCCGTCAATTATTGGGGAGTTAA
- the msrB gene encoding peptide-methionine (R)-S-oxide reductase MsrB, with product MADKIQKSDDEWRQHLTPEQFHVAREHGTEPAFSGCYYNHKGEGTYQCICCGTPLFQSDDKFDSGTGWPSFTQPLSASVISTHADHSYGMTRVEVLCSACDAHLGHVFPDGPAPTGQRYCINSASLDFKESK from the coding sequence ATGGCAGACAAGATTCAAAAATCCGATGATGAATGGAGGCAACATCTCACGCCAGAACAGTTTCATGTGGCGAGAGAGCACGGTACCGAACCCGCATTCAGTGGATGCTACTACAATCACAAAGGGGAGGGCACCTATCAATGTATTTGCTGTGGAACCCCGTTGTTTCAGTCAGATGATAAATTTGATTCGGGAACTGGTTGGCCAAGTTTCACACAACCCCTATCGGCCTCTGTAATTTCCACCCACGCGGATCATAGTTATGGCATGACGAGAGTCGAGGTACTCTGCTCAGCATGCGATGCTCATCTTGGACATGTATTCCCCGATGGCCCAGCACCAACAGGGCAACGATATTGTATAAATTCCGCTTCGTTAGATTTTAAAGAAAGCAAGTAG